A genomic stretch from Poecile atricapillus isolate bPoeAtr1 chromosome 10, bPoeAtr1.hap1, whole genome shotgun sequence includes:
- the TRADD gene encoding tumor necrosis factor receptor type 1-associated DEATH domain protein — protein MAGSSTPWIGSAYLFLQSTCKTIALPSLYESSQKKPCVFKALKLALADSTGSVNGVDMLKVHCSHPHLIVQLKFCKRENCRRFLRSYREGALQNSLQSHLQLSLATATVPLKVELKAGSEHLDKMLKDEDRCLECIYREKPDRLPDEEITELEECLKSLMLHQSTNNNVAGKDCSSLKSQCQPYPPQGSSLPTQLTFIFQGQQFDNRTITPDDHQKFAKSVSKKWKQVGRSLQKSCRALRDPAIDNLALEYDREGLYEQAYQMLLRFIQSEGKKATIARLIAALEENGLVSLAEELLGLHSSEDCS, from the exons ATGGCAGGCAGCTCCACTCCTTGGATTGGCAGTGCTTATCTCTTCCTTCAATCGACCTGCAAGACCATTGCTCTGCCGTCCCTCTACGAGAGCTCCCAGAAGAAGCCTTGTGTGTTCAAGGCCCTGAAGCTGGCATTAGCAG actccACCGGCAGTGTGAATGGTGTGGACATGCTCAAGGTGCACTGCAGCCACCCACACCTCATAGTCCAGCTCAAGTTCTGCAAGCGGGAGAACTGCCGCCGCTTCCTGCGGAGTTACCGGGAAGGAGCGCTCCAGAACTCCCTCCAGAGTCACCTCCAGCTCTCCTTGGCCACAGCCACGGTGCCTCTCAAAGTGGAGCTGAAGGCTGGCAGTGAGCACCTTGACAAGATGCTGAAGGATGAGGATCGTTGCCTGGAGTGCATCTACAGAGAAAAG CCTGACCGTCTGCCAGATGAGGAGATCACAGAGCTGGAGGAATGCCTCAAGAGCTTGATGCTTCACCAGAGCACCAACAACAATGTGGCTGGAAAAGACTGCTCATCTCTGAAGTCCCAATGTCAGCCTTATCCTCCTCAAGGCAGCTCCCTTCCCACACAACTCACCTTCATCTTTCAGGGACAACAGTTTG ACAACAGAACAATCACTCCAGATGACCACCAGAAGTTTGCCAAGTCCGTGTCCAAGAAGTGGAAGCAAGTGGGTCGCTCTCTGCAGAAATCCTGCCGGGCCCTGCGTGACCCTGCCATTGACAACCTGGCACTGGAGTATGACAGAGAGGGACTCTATGAACAAGCCTATCAGATGCTCCTCAGGTTCATCCAGTCCGAGGGCAAGAAGGCTACAATAGCGCGGCTGATCGCAGCCCTGGAGGAAAATGGTCTCGTCAGCTTGGCTGAGGAGCTCTTGGGCCTCCATTCCAGTGAGGACTGCTCCTAG
- the HSF4 gene encoding heat shock factor protein 4 — protein sequence MQDSPSSLVMDGYSSNVPAFLTKLWTLVEDPETNHLICWSSNGTSFHVFDQGRFAKEVLPKYFKHNNMASFVRQLNMYGFRKVVNIEQGGLVKPERDDTEFQHLCFLQGHEHLLEHIKRKVSVVKSEETKLRQEDLSRLLYEVQILRSQQENMECQVQDMKQQNEVLWREVVSLRQNHSQQQKVINKLIQFLFGQLQSSPSSTGIKRKLPLMLDNGISAPPVSKFSRHLSAEPLHDPYFIQSPSTEPASCLNSPAIAGGPIISDVTEASPSSIMNMQSPPENDREKCLMLIKEEPVSPGVKASAEPEVPLPGCRACSEPPVLPVAMVQSVLEGKGSCGAAPPGTSQPPERRGRRALLDRTDISDPLEGTDWSLEGLQLLLRSQQYNLEPASLLDVFNPNLSLSEWNLTEMEASLSPMQRLTVDLEKSATELPSKVFNPQFNTTCPGKDVVLESAQQFLLDRQSIFGNDLISLPENSSLYVPSENTAPYMSSVGVQGDIPLNLSSSMDSSQRFSFQETTPSQPSKHPQV from the exons ATGCAGGATTCACCCAGCTCTCTGGTGATGGATGGATACTCCAGCAATGTCCCAGCCTTCCTAACAAAACTCTGGACGCTGGTGGAAGACCCTGAGACGAACCATCTCATCTGCTGGAGTTCT AATGGCACCAGCTTCCATGTGTTCGACCAAGGCCGCTTTGCCAAGGAGGTGCTGCCCAAGTATTTCAAGCACAACAACATGGCCAGCTTTGTCCGGCAGCTGAACATGT ACGGCTTCAGGAAGGTGGTGAACATCGAACAGGGTGGGCTTGTCAAGCCTGAGCGGGATGACACTGAGTTCCAGCACCTCTGCTTCCTGCAGGGCCACGAGCACCTCCTGGAGCACATCAAGAGGAAG gtGTCAGTAGTGAAAAGTGAGGAGACCAAGCTGCGCCAGGAGGACCTCAGCAGGTTGCTATATGAGGTACAGATACTGAGAAGTCAGCAGGAGAACATGGAGTGTCAAGTGCAGGACATGAAGCA GCAAAATGAAGTTCTTTGGCGAGAAGTAGTTTCTCTCCGGCAGAACCACTCACAGCAACAGAAAGTCATCAACAAG CTGATTCAGTTTCTGTTTGGCCAGCTCCAATCaagccccagcagcactgggataaAGAGGAAGCT GCCTCTGATGCTTGACAACGGGATCTCAGCTCCACCAGTGTCCAAGTTCAGCCGGCATTTGTCTGCAGAGCCCCTCCATGACCCCTATTTCATACAGTCG CCATCAACAGAGCCTGCCTCTTGCTTAAACAGCCCTGCAATCGCTGGAGGACCCATCATATCTGATGTTACTGAAGCATCACCTTCCAGCATCATGAATATGCAATCCCCTCCTGAAAATGACAG GGAGAAGTGCCTCATGCTGATCAAGGAGGAGCCAGTGAGCCCTGGAGTGAAAGCCAGCGCGGAGCCCGAGGTGCCCCTGCCCGGCTGCAGGGCCTGCTCCGAGCCCCCGGTGCTGCCGGTGGCCATGGTTCAGTCTGTCCTGGAGGGCAAGGGCAGCTGTGGTGCAGCCCCACCAGGGACATCCCAGCCACCcgagaggagaggcaggagggcACTGCTGGACAG AACAGATATTTCAGACCCGTTGGAGGGCACTGACTGGagcctggaggggctgcagctgctgctgaggagccAGCAGTACAACCTGGAGCCTGCCAGCCTCTTGGAT GTCTTTAATCCCAATTTATCTCTGAGTGAGTGGAATTTGACTGAAATGGAAGCCAGTCTGTCCCCG ATGCAGCGACTCACAGTGGATCTGGAGAAGAGTGCAACTGAGCTGCCCTCAAAAGTGTTCAACCCACAATTCAACACCACCTGCCCAG GGAAAGATGTCGTTCTTGAAAGTGCCCAGCAGTTCCTCCTCGACCGTCAGTCCATCTTTGGGAATGACCTCATCAGCTTGCCTGAAAATTCATCACTTTATGTTCCTTCTGAAAATACAGCTCCCTACATGTCCTCTGTGGGTGTCCAAGGGGATATCCCTCTAAACCTGAGTTCTTCAATGGACAGCAGCCAGCGATTTAGCTTCCAAGAAACAACTCCCTCCCAACCATCCAAGCATCCACAGGTTTGa